The following coding sequences lie in one Asterias amurensis chromosome 18, ASM3211899v1 genomic window:
- the LOC139951027 gene encoding uncharacterized protein, protein MTNITSKTQIDGFSAGVSLAVVSTISLMSSILLVVVVGKRRKSRLRHSERFLTLYGCLEGTYASVPAVLSTVSYLSHHQWSVNSNEVICDFHGWISFATKCACVVVTTSLFLERYLEKSRPDHNGRLIPKQLFYVSVCCVLASGLLAAVPVIAGHKMASFEPTGSYCHFDYKVTTRLSRAYSISIVIIGYILLQAGLFCYISLCCERRRGRDKTKLIGVHSEINGNILNQVTDNQQRTKERGGHRSVTRGDDVQPWQQKPLNVDDDATFTATVLDDETSFTATVLAVVTIQWMCYLPFLIVIVMAQTGYDVTPELDFAVVRMLSIEGALNPLIVLWSFPPYRRIFQILLCGRCSNGGEKKKQNEGLYKPEHRHVSQSVVYDSTLGLDDVPSWYLSRPNRSLPKSYSTGDLISHSLEDSVEEHHHRASVRSILIPSKSSEFLPTPPHRYLEKPRRSIHWEDDVMSYPGAKGDVSRVILVRQGADAVKAGGESNCYVSEDDSCSSEMSSLSDDWTTDSGEGPMPVYIINGKAYYISSQQDDNRCSLCDCKDDANHDERMLAEQENHQRASNFAEKNGRVRGRAEQRAARCDHPAAETSPAMERKVTISVRPKSTKPRVLRKQGERLKRLKDEARVEMREQRGTKEETVIPDDFVIRQAQYRNFEYPAQNSNQNMELFSRDQIHVKSASNLPLEFYQRERNATNPVFINDEQRIVYHDPENHMAQRVGIRQHSAMGILNQGYSHSDPTDLGAIKEDANLVLGIGCRQHQDTVETIGQSYPLHCHLDQGSIREGEKEVSGQEGAVRGRLSDQNKAPEMSVPLVVDHADYTDVRAEMPNNDIVLVRAETGQKGALVNAELPHLGRGMDSLKHLEVHCEQLLQRSLSFRIDNGEGEKTKEVVTATDTSNVTDGKHTFVENFSSCYINVPRDVERPNGCETKCRHVNKEKIQVLHHLPTADEAQITTENHHRIIFKNEPQNESVSLNKIPVNTTDARYDVVNERAARSVSNGTHQFHHPHKIEDKILEESNTKTERPADIQVYSGSVSDIPLTRGDGTRNVSSQPFDDQQIASRFRSGEADEGGGFKPRGVSDQPMEKDIVFHGLTSEDPKVLNLLFQKVIMRPEHVQPAREEPLIAAGARAANEPIVGKFDGPKVTIKTQDNVKEKSNMHVRDENVSNQMTVNVRNDQSYSQTATACSNVEQPEGDVDENTQSGDITYRHFLRAINLTPAKKQPGNEQNTVPSISVTPSDNDVSRGSESDDSMSSDSSVASLFCKPPMLKLGSKRRKGKYNLTIPYWLNAGSGGSQTKDQSNDGQVGNVGKPQSNNNSETIQNLPENKLSGIHYFECEESNDNCDQRKTRHGTDDKLPAQPKDLDFKLAPVDRSPTNVDTNPAIKGDGIRLGSKETHKDLDDVRPNSRGEIPLRNKLSKLDINASKPSETHTNHNLHSRTETTSSPSPSNPAQKRRRSHSLDTSGFLDFTSVSQSTYNHINENFEVMTDIEIRNARTRRTSLPQHMSSQSTRPIAKSEIL, encoded by the exons ATGACAAATATCACATCTAAGACCCAGATTGATGGGTTCTCAGCAGGAGTGTCCCTCGCCGTGGTTTCAACCATCTCGCTGATGAGTAGCATCCTCCTGGTGGTCGTTGTCGGTAAAAGACGCAAATCAAGACTCCGTCATTCAGAGAGGTTTCTTACTCTATATGGATGCCTAGAAGGGACATACGCATCGGTGCCGGCCGTCCTATCTACGGTGTCTTATCTGAGCCACCATCAGTGGTCTGTGAATTCGAACGAAGTTATTTGTGACTTCCACGGTTGGATTTCGTTCGCGACGAAATGCGCATGCGTAGTGGTCACAACAAGTCTCTTCTTGGAGCGATATCTTGAAAAGTCAAGACCGGATCATAATGGGAGACTAATACCTAAACAACTGTTTTATGTGTCAGTTTGTTGTGTGTTAGCATCGGGTCTACTTGCGGCTGTGCCTGTCATAGCCGGCCACAAAATGGCCTCGTTTGAACCAACTGGAAGCTATTGTCACTTTGACTACAAAGTGACAACAAGATTGTCACGTGCTTACTCAATATCAATTGTCATAATTGGGTACATCCTTCTACAGGCAGGTTTGTTTTGCTATATTTCTCTATGTTGTGAAAGGAGACGAGGTCGAGATAAAACCAAACTTATCGGCGTTCATTCAGAGATAAACGGCAACATTTTAAACCAGGTGACGGACAATCAACAGAGGACCAAAGAGAGAGGAGGTCATAGAAGCGTCACTAGGGGAGATGATGTGCAACCATGGCAACAGAAGCCACTTAACGTCGACGATGATGCTACCTTTACAGCTACGGTTCTTGATGATGAAACTTCTTTTACAGCGACGGTTCTTGCTGTCGTCACAATACAGTGGATGTGCTACCTGCCCTTCCTG ATCGTTATTGTTATGGCACAGACCGGATATGATGTCACCCCCGAATTGGACTTTGCTGTGGTGCGAATGCTGTCAATAGAGGGGGCTCTCAACCCTTTAATTGTTCTGTGGAGTTTCCCGCCGTACCGACGGATATTTCAAATCTTGCTATGTGGTCGATGTAGCAATGGCGgggagaagaagaaacaaaatgaaggac tGTATAAACCAGAGCACAGGCACGTGTCACAGTCAGTTGTTTACGACTCAACCTTAGGCCTAGATGATGTTCCATCGTGGTATCTGAGCAGACCAAATAG GTCCCTACCTAAGTCTTACAGTACTGGTGACCTGATCTCGCACAGTCTTGAAGACTCTGTCGAAGAACACCATCATCGCGCATCAGTTCGCTCCATCCTCATCCCTTCAAAATCCTCAGAGTTCCTCCCCACCCCACCACATCGCTACTTAGAGAAGCCAAGACGCAGTATTCACTGGGAAGATGACGTCATGAGTTATCCAGGGGCTAAAGGGGATGTATCAAGGGTCATCCTTGTCAGACAGGGAGCGGATGCAGTGAAGGCTGGAGGCGAGTCTAATTGTTACGTCAGTGAAGATGACTCATGCAGCAGTGAGATGAGCTCTCTGAGTGATGATTGGACAACTG ACTCGGGTGAAGGTCCTATGCCCGTTTACATTATCAACGGGAAGGCCTATTACATCTCCTCACAACAAGACGACAATAGATGTTCTCTTTGCGATTGCAAAGATGATGCAAACCACGATGAAAGGATGCTTGCTGAACAAGAAAATCACCAAAGAGCAAGCAACTTTGCGGAGAAGAATGGACGGGTTCGTGGAAGAGCAGAGCAACGGGCGGCTCGATGCGATCACCCAGCAGCAGAAACTTCCCCCGCAATGGAGAGAAAAGTTACGATATCTGTCCGTCCGAAGAGTACAAAGCCACGGGTTCTGAGGAAACAGGGAGAACGTCTTAAGAGACTAAAAGATGAAGCGAGGGTTGAGATGAGAGAGCAAAGAGGGACAAAGGAAGAAACTGTTATCCCTGACGACTTCGTCATTCGTCAGGCGCAGTATAGGAACTTTGAATATCCTGCTCAGAATTCAAATCAAAATATGGAACTATTCAGCCGGGATCAAATTCATGTCAAGTCTGCATCTAACTTGCCACTGGAATTTTATCAGCGAGAGAGAAATGCCACCAATCCTGTCTTTATCAATGATGAACAACGCATTGTTTATCATGATCCGGAAAACCACATGGCTCAAAGGGTTGGCATTCGACAACACAGTGCAATGGGGATACTTAATCAAGGGTATTCCCATTCGGATCCTACTGATCTAGGTGCAATCAAAGAGGATGCCAATTTAGTCTTGGGTATTGGCTGTCGACAACATCAAGATACAGTGGAGACGATTGGTCAAAGCTATCCCCTCCATTGTCATCTTGATCAAGGTTCGATCAGAGAGGGTGAGAAGGAAGTCTCGGGGCAAGAAGGAGCGGTGCGAGGACGGCTCTCAGATCAGAATAAGGCACCAGAGATGAGTGTGCCTCTTGTGGTTGACCATGCAGACTATACTGATGTCAGAGCCGAGATGCCCAACAACGATATTGTTTTAGTAAGAGCTGAGACTGGACAAAAAGGTGCTCTTGTTAACGCTGAACTTCCGCATCTTGGTCGAGGCATGGACTCCTTGAAGCATCTGGAGGTACACTGTGAGCAACTTCTGCAGAGGTCTTTGTCTTTTAGAATTGACAATGGAGAAGGCGAAAAGACTAAAGAGGTTGTGACGGCAACAGATACGTCAAATGTCACTGATGGCAAACACacttttgtggaaaatttctcATCATGCTACATTAATGTTCCTCGAGATGTAGAAAGACCAAATGGCTGTGAGACGAAATGCAGACACgtcaacaaagaaaaaattcaaGTTTTGCATCATCTACCAACGGCTGATGAGGCTCAAATTACGACAGAAAACCATCACCGGATTATTTTCAAAAACGAACCACAAAATGAAAGTGTTTCTTTGAATAAAATCCCAGTTAACACGACAGACGCCAGGTATGATGTCGTCAATGAAAGAGCTGCCAGGTCAGTATCCAATGGTACACATCAATTTCACCATCCTCACAAAATCGAAGATAAAATACTAGAGGAGTCAAATACTAAAACTGAAAGACCCGCAGATATCCAGGTGTACAGTGGGTCAGTTTCAGATATTCCTTTGACACGAGGTGATGGGACAAGAAATGTTTCGAGCCAACCCTTTGATGATCAACAGATAGCAAGTAGATTCCGCAGTGGAGAAGCAGATGAAGGTGGAGGTTTCAAGCCTCGAGGAGTTTCAGACCAACCCATGGAGAAAGATATAGTCTTCCACGGGCTGACGTCAGAAGATCCGAAGGTATTAAATTTGTTGTTCCAGAAAGTCATAATGCGGCCAGAACATGTACAGCCGGCAAGAGAAGAACCGTTAATCGCAGCTGGTGCACGGGCTGCAAATGAACCCATTGTTGGAAAATTCGATGGACCAAAAGTCACTATTAAGACTCAGGATAACGTTAAAGAGAAATCCAACATGCATGTTAGGGACGAAAATGTATCCAATCAGATGACTGTCAACGTAAGAAATGACCAGTCCTATTCCCAAACTGCAACAGCATGCTCAAATGTTGAACAACCTGAGGGTGATGttgatgaaaacacacaaagcgGTGATATCACGTACAGACATTTCCTTCGCGCCATTAATTTAACTCCCGCCAAAAAGCAGCCAGGCAATGAGCAAAATACGGTCCCATCAATCAGTGTTACTCCCTCTGATAACGATGTTAGCAGGGGATCAGAGAGTGACGATTCGATGAGTTCGGATAGCTCTGTTGCATCACTGTTCTGCAAGCCACCTATGCTTAAGCTGGGGAGTAAGAGGAGAAAGGGTAAGTATAACCTGACAATCCCGTACTGGCTTAATGCTGGATCGGGAGGTAGCCAAACCAAAGACCAGAGTAATGACGGCCAAGTCGGGAATGTTGGGAAGCCACAGTCAAACAACAACAGTGAAACTATACAGAATCTGCCAGAGAATAAACTATCTGGCATCCATTACTTTGAATGCGAAGAATCAAATGATAATTGTGACCAACGGAAAACAAGGCATGGCACTGACGATAAATTGCCAGCCCAGCCAAAAGATCTAGACTTTAAACTGGCACCTGTCGACAGAAGTCCCACCAACGTTGACACCAATCCGGCTATCAAGGGAGATGGCATACGTCTAGGTTCCAAAGAAACACATAAAGACTTGGATGATGTTAGGCCTAACAGCAGAGGTGAAATACCATTGAGAAACAAATTATCTAAACTTGACATAAATGCTTCAAAACCTAGCGAAACTCATACCAACCACAACCTTCATTCTAGAACTGAGACAACTTCGTCTCCATCTCCTTCGAACCCGGCACAGAAGAGGCGACGCTCTCATTCTCTGGACACTTCCGGTTTCTTAGACTTTACATCAGTCTCTCAGAGCACTTACAACCACATAAATGAAAATTTTGAAGTGATGACGGACATTGAGATAAGAAATGCGAGAACCAGACGAACATCCTTGCCTCAACACATGTCAAGTCAAAGTACAAGACCCATTGCTAAGAGTGAAATACTCTGA
- the LOC139950887 gene encoding fumarate hydratase class I, aerobic-like: MWTQTSRSGLLLCQRCLLQSALCRSKATAAKAAPAVKAFHYQDIMKPESTLDIPYKKLTGDFVSTFEVKGRKILSVEPEALRVITAQAMVDIAHLLRPKHLQQLSSILDDPEASSNDKFVALELLKNANIAAGMVLPGCQDTGTAIIMGKRGQNVWTDEKDEEHLSRGVYDSYTQRNLRYSQVAPLDMFKETNTGTNLPAQVEIYATPGSEYNFLFIAKGGGSANKTFLYQQTKALLNPEKLASFINEKIKTIGTSACPPYHLAFVVGGLSAEMTLKTVKMASTKYLDNLPTTGNEHGQAFRDLDMEQKILELCRSTGIGAQFGGKYFCHDVRVIRLPRHGASCPVGLGVSCSADRQILGKITEDGVFLEQLETDPGKYLPEVEEGHLGGEVVKVDLNQPMSDVLNTLSTYPIKTRLSLTGTLVVARDIAHAKLQERLDKGEGLPQYMKDHPVYYAGPAKTPEGYASGSFGPTTAGRMDSYVDGFQAAGGCKVMLAKGNRSKQVTKACKTHGGFYLGSIGGPAAILAQNCIKKLEVLEYAELGMEAIWRIEVEDFPAFIVVDDKGNDFFKEWQLE, encoded by the exons ATGTGGACACAGACTTCAAGATCAGGATTGTTGCTTTGTCAACGATGCCTGCTGCAGTCTGCACTGTGTCGCAGCAAGGCTACTGCAGCCAAAGCAGCACCTGCAGTTAAAGCGTTCCACTATCAAGACATCATGAAGCCAGAATCGACCCTTGATATTCCATACAAGAAATTGACAG GTGATTTTGTATCGACTTTTGAAGTCAAAGGACGAAAGATTCTTAGTGTTGAACCGGAGGCACTGAGGGTAATCACAGCACAGGCAATGGTTGACATTGCACACTTGTTGAGGCCTAAACACTTACAG CAATTGTCAAGTATCCTTGATGATCCTGAAGCTTCTAGTAACGATAAATTCGTCGCTCTGGAACTTCTGAAGAATGCCAACATAGCGGCTGGTATGGTGCTCCCGGGATGTCAGGACACAGGCACCGCTATCATCATGG GCAAGAGAGGGCAGAATGTATGGACAGATGAAAAAGATGAAGAGCACTTGTCTAGGGGGGTTTATGACTCCTACACTCAGAGAAATCTGCGTTACTCACAg GTCGCACCCCTCGATATGTTTAAGGAGACGAACACGGGCACCAACCTCCCAGCTCAAGTGGAGATCTATGCCACACCCGGAAGCGAGTACAACTTTCTCTTCATCGCTAAAGGAGGGGGTTCGGCCAATAAGACATTTCTCTATCAGCAGACAAAGGCCCTTCTTAACCCTGAGAAGCTGGCTAGTTTCATCAATGAAAAGATCAAG ACAATCGGGACGTCAGCCTGCCCACCGTATCATTTAGCTTTTGTCGTTGGAGGTCTCTCGGCTGAGATGacactcaagacagtcaagatGGCATCCACAAAATACCTTGATAATCTTCCAACTACAG gaaatGAGCACGGTCAAGCTTTCCGTGATCTTGATATGGAGCAGAAGATACTAGAGTTGTGTCGGAGTACGGGCATCGGGGCACAGTTCGGAGGTAAATACTTCTGTCATGATGTCAGAGTGATCAGATTACCTAGACACGGAGCGTCGTGCCCCGTGGGTCTCGGTGTGTCCTGCTCTGCGGACAGACAG ATTCTTGGTAAAATCACTGAGGACGGTGTATTCTTGGAGCAGCTAGAGACTGATCCAGGGAAGTACCTACCGGAGGTGGAGGAGGGCCATCTTGGAGGAGAAGTTGTCAAG GTTGATCTAAACCAACCCATGAGTGACGTCCTGAACACTTTATCAACCTACCCGATCAAGACTCGTCTTAGCCTAACGGGTACACTCGTGGTGGCACGAGACATCGCTCACGCCAAATTACAAGAGCGATTGGACAAGGGAGAGGGTCTGCCACAATATATGAAAGATCACCCAGTCTACTATGCAGGGCCTGCCAAGACCCCTGAG GGTTACGCCTCTGGATCGTTTGGCCCCACCACAGCCGGGAGGATGGACTCCTACGTCGATGGCTTCCAAGCAGCAGGTGGCTGCAAGGTCATGCTAGCCAAGGGAAACCGCAGCAAACAG GTAACCAAGGCGTGTAAGACCCACGGTGGTTTCTACCTCGGCTCCATCGGCGGGCCGGCAGCCATCTTAGCGCAGAACTGCATCAAGAAGCTTGAGGTCCTGGAGTACGCTGAGCTTGGAATGGAAGCCATCTGGCGCATCGAGGTGGAGGACTTCCCAGCGTTCATCGTAGTCGATGATAAAGGAAATGACTTCTTCAAGGAATGGCAGTTAGAATGA